A region of the Chaetodon trifascialis isolate fChaTrf1 chromosome 7, fChaTrf1.hap1, whole genome shotgun sequence genome:
CACATTTACAACATTGCTTTGATGCTTTTACCCTCATTTTAGAAGTTTTACTCCTTGTCTCTTGCAGATCTCAAAGGACAAATAGACTCTCTGGCTAAAGAGTACACAGCCAACGCCCGGACTCTTTCCTCTGAGCAAAAGCTGTCCATACTGAGGCAGATTCAGCAGTCTTACAGTAAATGCAAGGAGTTTGGAGATGATAAGGTGCAACTGGCCATGCAGACCTATGAAATGGTGAGTGTCCTAGAAATTCCACACATCTATGGAGAGAACGATAACATCCGCTGTGCTGGATGTACATGAAAtatgtctgttgtgttttctgcaggtCGACAAACACATCAGACGTCTGGACACAGACCTGGCTCGGTTTGAGGCTGACCTGAAGGAAAAGCAGATTGAGAGCACAGACTATGATTCCACCTCCAGTAAGGGGAAGAAAGGTGTGCTGTCAAAGATTTGAGATTTTTTGCACTGAGGACTGCCAGGGCAGGCAAAACCAAACGTTGTGTGATTGTATGATTCCAGGTGACTccagacagaaggaaaagaaaacggCTAAAACAAGATCTAAAGTGAAGAGTTCAGATGAGGATGGCAGTCCCAAGAGTGCACAGAAGAAAGTCAAACTCCTCCAGCCGTATGTTACGTGTTTACTTTTCATCTTTGAAGTCAATCATTTTTAGTTAGTTTTATGATCATACTTTCATTCTCATTTGCAATACTTTCCTTCTTCAGAGGAGAATTCAACAGCCCCTCTACCAACTTTGGAAATGTGCACCCATCTGATGTGCTGGACATGCCAGTGGACCCCAACGAACCCACCTACTGTCTGTGCCATCAGGTCTCCTACGGCGAGATGATTGGCTGTGACAACACTgatgtgagttttgttttatgGCGCCCTTTCAGCCTCAGTCAGAAGTCTCAGTTAACACCTGTCCAGACTATAATGCTAGAATCATATGTTATTGGATCGAATTTTGTAAAACATTTCCATGGGGAAGAgggtggcacagtggagcagcaggtagtgggcgtgcctcacagcaagaaggtctctggtttgatccctgggtcgggcagggcctttctgtgtgaagtttgcatgttcttgaacacagaaaaaagtaTTTCATTCAAGGGACCTTTAATGGGAAGGACCTACGACCAACTTTTgattttatgtgtatttatttaaattaatattattTGCCAGTCACAACTATTACAAAGGTCAGGCAACAATGTACTTTTATGGTAATAACCTGAAATTGAGGAGATTAGATAACagtaatgataaaaaataagCTCAGGGTAGGACTAAGTTAACGCAGATAAATGCAGATTATGAAGTTTTGGAGTCCAGCAGTCTCCTCTTGTCTGGATAAGGTCACAGCTGACAGCGAGTCATTAATTAGCAGACGCCATACTACTTATACTGTCTGTGATGTCTCTCCTTGAAAAGATTTATTGTGTTTCTGATCTGGTCCTTCAAATAGTTTTATCTTGACTAAGTGCTGCATTTGCAGGGATAATTAATGGTACATCATCgttttttgtctcctctccagTGCTCCATTGAGTGGTTCCATTTTGCATGCGTGGGCCTGACAACCAAACCAAGAGGCAAATGGTAAGAAACTCAGTCTGAAATGGAGGGTGGACAGTCCTGTTTTCAATAAGTGCACTGAAAGTGTGAATTGTTACCTGTTCAAGTCAGTCAGCTGAaggtttctgctgtgtttttatctgtgccATGCAGGTATTGTCCACGGTGCTCtcaagacagaaagagaaaataaaaacaagaggtTGCCCTGGAACAAAATGTGGACACTGATCAGATGGAAATTGAGAAGAATATTTCTTCATTAATTACTAGATTTTTTGTTTCTCATCTTCTTTAACATTTggtgctttttcttttggtttaCGTAATTTGCCTTGGTCTGATGcagagtgtgtgaaggagcCAAGTGGTTACAAAAGTATTTaaatattgattttcttttgtttaacggttaacagtattttttttttaattaccttTGGTGCTCTTATTGTGacttctttttttacattttattttacgAGTGAATAATAAACACACTACAACTGCCCCTAATGGTCTAACGGTTCCAAGTTGTCACAATACTTTTTACAGTATTCACAAGTACAACTACAAAATTGAACACCGAAATCATAGATCCATGGATcactttttgctttgttgtaTAGTTAGTTTGTACTTGTTTGTACTTAGCCTGGAAACACTAGTTTTATGTTTTAAGTATAACAAGAGGGCAAAAGAATATGAAGACAAATGCTGCATCCCGTCAGTATTAGTCATCTGTGGTAGTGAGATAAAccatttcattttaacatttgattGAGTGCTGTATAGAAAGTAAGACATTTTGTGAAAAGTATTGTCATTTCTGTAGCTGAAACATTGGTACAGGGGAGAGGGGGTGCTTGTGTTGTCAATCA
Encoded here:
- the ing4 gene encoding inhibitor of growth protein 4, whose product is MAAGMYLEHYLDSIENLPFELQRNFNLMRDLDQRTEDLKGQIDSLAKEYTANARTLSSEQKLSILRQIQQSYSKCKEFGDDKVQLAMQTYEMVDKHIRRLDTDLARFEADLKEKQIESTDYDSTSSKGKKGDSRQKEKKTAKTRSKVKSSDEDGSPKSAQKKVKLLQPGEFNSPSTNFGNVHPSDVLDMPVDPNEPTYCLCHQVSYGEMIGCDNTDCSIEWFHFACVGLTTKPRGKWYCPRCSQDRKRK